Genomic segment of Microbacterium hydrocarbonoxydans:
CGAGGAGCATCGTCACGCGCGGATGCCGCGCTCATGCGCGCCACCCGGACTTCCAGTCCTCTTCCTCCGAGAGGGCGATCGCCTCGCCGGCCAGCACGACCGAACCTGCGATGACGACCGCACGGCGATCGGTGGACGCCGCCCACTCGCGCGCGGCGTCGGCCGCATCGGCAAGCGTCGCGTGCACGGTGGCCCGATGCCCTGCCGCCTCCACGAGGTCTGCGAGGGAGTCGGCATCGCTCGCACGGTCGGACTCCGGCGCCGTCGCGAAGACGTGGGCGGCCGCCGGGGCGAGCTTCGCCACGATGCCTGCGGCGTCCTTGTCGGAGAGGACACCGAGAACGACACCCCACTCGTCGAAGTCGAAGCTGTCGTCCATCGCCTGCGCGAGCGCGGCGGCGCCGTGCGGGTTGTGCGCGGCGTCGACGATCACCGTCGGGGAGATGCCGAGCAGCTGCAGCCTGCCCGGCGAGGTGGCGCCCTGCAGCCCCTCCGAGACGATGTCGGCGGCGATCTGCTGGTGGCCGCCTCCGATGAGCGATTCGACCGCCGCGACCGCCAGCGCGGCATTGTGCCCCTGATGGGCGCCGTACTGCGGCAGGTACTCCTCGAGGTACTCCCCCGCGAGCCCGCGGATCGAGAGGAGCTGGCCGCCGACGGCGAGCTTCTGCTCCGTCAGCCCGAACTCGTCTCCTTCGAACACGATCGTGGCGTTCTTCTCTGCGGCGACCCTGCGAAGGACGTCCGCGGCTTCGGCAGGCTGCTGGGCCGACACGACTGCAGCGCCCTCCTTGATGATGCCCGCCTTGACCTTCGCGATCGCCGAGATCGTGTTCCCGAGGCGATCCGCGTGGTCGATGTCGATGGGCGCGAAGACCGCGACGTCGCCGTCGGCCGTGTTCGTCGAGTCCCACTCGCCGCCCATGCCGACTTCGAGCACGAGAACGTCCACCGGGGCATCGGCCACGGCGACGAAGGCCAGAACCGTGAGGAGCTCGAAGAACGTGAGCGGCTCCTCGCCGGCGGTCCGAAGCTCGGCGTCCACGATCTCGACGAAGGGCTCGATCTCCTCCCACGCGTCGGCCACGGCGGCATCCTCGACCGGCTCACCGTCGATCATGATCCGCTCGGTGAAGCGCTCGAGATGCGGACTCGTGAAGAGTCCGGTGCGCAGTCCGTGCGCGCGCAGCAGGCTCTCGATCATCCGCGCCGTCGACGTCTTGCCGTTCGTTCCCGTGATGTGCACGACCCGATAGGTGCGCTGGGGATCGTCGAGGAATGCGAGGATCCGCGCGGTCCGCTCCTTGCGGGGCTGCACCCAGCG
This window contains:
- a CDS encoding folylpolyglutamate synthase/dihydrofolate synthase family protein, whose product is MSARDRADAVYATLLSRAGERWVQPRKERTARILAFLDDPQRTYRVVHITGTNGKTSTARMIESLLRAHGLRTGLFTSPHLERFTERIMIDGEPVEDAAVADAWEEIEPFVEIVDAELRTAGEEPLTFFELLTVLAFVAVADAPVDVLVLEVGMGGEWDSTNTADGDVAVFAPIDIDHADRLGNTISAIAKVKAGIIKEGAAVVSAQQPAEAADVLRRVAAEKNATIVFEGDEFGLTEQKLAVGGQLLSIRGLAGEYLEEYLPQYGAHQGHNAALAVAAVESLIGGGHQQIAADIVSEGLQGATSPGRLQLLGISPTVIVDAAHNPHGAAALAQAMDDSFDFDEWGVVLGVLSDKDAAGIVAKLAPAAAHVFATAPESDRASDADSLADLVEAAGHRATVHATLADAADAAREWAASTDRRAVVIAGSVVLAGEAIALSEEEDWKSGWRA